A portion of the Elusimicrobiota bacterium genome contains these proteins:
- the fbaB gene encoding Fructose-bisphosphate aldolase class 1, with the protein MSLDIEAHLGQESKALLEHKCTTIPKETIHLPGPDYVDRIYALSDRPTPVLKSLQALFDNGRLKGTGYLSILPVDQGIEHSAGASFAPNPIYFDPENIVKLAIEGGANAVASTLGVLGALSRKYAHKIPFILKINHNEILSYPNTYDQTMYGSVRQAYDMGAVAIGATVYFGSAESRRQIWEVSQAFQKAHSLGLGTILWCYTRNNAFKTKEKDYHVSADLTGQANHLGVTIEADIIKQKLPENNGGYTALNFGKTHKKVYSELSSDNPIDLTRYQIANCYMGRAGLINSGGASGDNDFAEAVKTAVINKRAGGMGLISGRKAFQRPMKEGVKLLNMIQDVYLSPKVTIA; encoded by the coding sequence ATGTCGTTAGATATCGAAGCGCATTTGGGTCAAGAATCCAAAGCGTTGTTAGAGCACAAATGCACCACCATTCCAAAAGAAACCATCCATTTGCCGGGTCCTGACTATGTGGACCGGATTTACGCCTTGTCCGATCGGCCCACACCCGTTCTGAAAAGTTTACAAGCCTTGTTCGACAATGGGCGTTTAAAGGGAACCGGATATCTATCCATTTTGCCTGTTGATCAAGGCATTGAACATTCAGCAGGTGCTTCATTTGCCCCCAATCCGATCTATTTCGATCCTGAAAATATCGTCAAGCTGGCCATCGAAGGCGGCGCCAATGCGGTGGCTTCTACGCTCGGAGTCTTGGGGGCGCTCTCAAGAAAATATGCTCACAAAATTCCGTTTATTCTCAAGATTAATCACAATGAAATTCTTTCTTATCCCAACACCTATGACCAAACCATGTATGGCAGTGTCAGACAGGCCTATGACATGGGAGCGGTGGCCATTGGAGCCACGGTTTACTTTGGGTCGGCGGAATCTCGCCGGCAAATTTGGGAAGTGAGCCAAGCTTTTCAAAAAGCGCATTCGCTTGGGCTTGGAACCATTCTCTGGTGTTATACCCGCAACAATGCTTTCAAAACCAAAGAAAAAGATTACCATGTCTCCGCTGACTTGACGGGGCAGGCCAATCACTTGGGTGTGACCATTGAAGCCGACATCATTAAGCAAAAACTGCCTGAGAATAACGGCGGTTACACAGCGCTCAATTTCGGAAAAACCCACAAGAAGGTTTACTCAGAACTTTCAAGTGACAATCCCATTGATTTGACTCGTTATCAAATCGCCAATTGTTACATGGGCCGAGCGGGGCTCATCAATTCGGGTGGCGCTTCGGGCGACAACGACTTTGCCGAAGCCGTCAAAACTGCGGTCATCAACAAACGCGCGGGAGGCATGGGACTCATTTCCGGCCGCAAAGCCTTCCAACGCCCCATGAAAGAGGGCGTCAAATTGTTGAATATGATTCAAGACGTGTACCTATCACCCAAGGTCACCATCGCTTAA
- the dnaE gene encoding DNA polymerase III subunit alpha, with amino-acid sequence MTIKPAPFVHLHNHSEYSLLDGAASLTNDKGKPSEFIQTMAKMGYTALALTDHGNLFGAIEFYKVCKEVGIKPIIGMEGYLAPASRFDKEQRMGEAAYHITLLAYTREGYENLMKLSSSAYLEGFHYKPRVDKELLRKHAKGIMGFSGCLKGEIPIALRSGNFEAAKALVEEYKGIFGPAHFYLEVMDHGLEMQKEVLPKLVELGKVTGTPLVATNDCHYFRREDHAAHDVVLCIGTGKKLTDEKRMKYGAPEFYYKPPEDMLKRFKDLPESIQSTLQIADQCDLKIDFDQLLLPRYEVPVGDTPESYLKRLCLEGLSKRKGHVSDTYRQRLEMELGVINKMGFAPYFLIVWDFIHFARQNGIPVGPGRGSGAGSLVAYGLSITSIDPIENGLLFERFLNPDRRTMPDLDIDFSDDGRDQVIQYVRKKYGENCVAQIITFGSMLARGVVRDVGRVLDMPLPEVDKISGLIPKELGITIDAAMQSVPELRQLYKTNPEVTRLLDLARKLEGLKRHTGVHAAGTVISPTDITAFTPLSKNNKDIVTTQFDGETLGKLGLLKVDFLGLRTLTVIRDAVTLIRKRHNPSFDVENIPLDDKATFGLLCRADVSGVFQLESSGMRDLLRKLKPGNLADITALISLYRPGPMGSGMLDEFVARKNDPTKIKFDHPLIKPILEETYGIMVYQEQVMRISQALAGFTPGEADGLRKAMGKKIKEELEKQRSKFVDGCAKNEIKEKLANDIFDLMVHFGGYGFNKSHASAYGLISYQTAYLKANFTVEYMAALCTNEIGRSTMASKEEESKLVGYLNDCKDMGIEVLPPNVQISEATFTVESSVGAPKSQIRFGLVAIKNAGTGAVESIVKARNENPFESLQDLCSRIDSRLANKRVVESLIKAGAMDGFSPLPPRLARPRLLEQVDAALAASAKLKEDTDFAQGSLFGASEIKSLTKVAPLQTNSTAEWTEEVLLAGEKEVLGLYLSGHPLTRYRNEMASYTTSTIGRLPESGTVRVAGHVLSVRRMTTKKGNLMARFVLEDLESEIEVMIFPKGLTPEVNAILTPGNMLVVKGQVENREKGDSAGGKQLLAEEVLTFLAARERFVRLLNITIKNGTEDESIFNALKELFGRYPGLCRVNLILPSEEGDVLIETHAGIKPNNLFIADLEKLLGADCWSFGKKVGSAPGLDKRMARPSKLELSPVGS; translated from the coding sequence ATGACGATCAAACCCGCTCCCTTTGTCCATCTGCACAACCATTCCGAGTACAGTTTACTGGACGGGGCGGCGAGCTTAACCAACGACAAAGGGAAGCCCTCCGAATTTATTCAGACCATGGCCAAGATGGGATATACGGCTCTGGCGCTGACCGATCACGGCAACCTCTTCGGCGCCATTGAGTTTTACAAGGTCTGCAAGGAAGTGGGGATCAAACCGATTATTGGGATGGAAGGATATTTGGCACCTGCTTCTCGCTTCGATAAAGAACAACGAATGGGAGAGGCCGCCTATCACATCACCCTTTTGGCTTACACTCGAGAAGGTTATGAGAATTTGATGAAACTGTCCTCCTCAGCCTATTTGGAGGGATTTCATTACAAGCCCCGGGTGGATAAAGAGTTGCTCCGGAAACATGCCAAAGGCATCATGGGTTTCTCCGGTTGCTTAAAAGGCGAGATTCCCATCGCGCTTCGCTCGGGGAATTTTGAGGCCGCCAAGGCCTTGGTTGAGGAATATAAAGGAATTTTTGGCCCCGCCCATTTCTATTTGGAAGTTATGGATCATGGCCTCGAGATGCAAAAAGAAGTCCTGCCCAAATTGGTGGAGTTGGGGAAAGTGACAGGAACGCCTCTGGTCGCGACCAATGATTGTCATTATTTCCGTCGAGAGGACCATGCCGCTCATGATGTCGTGCTTTGCATTGGAACGGGCAAAAAGCTGACCGATGAAAAGCGCATGAAATATGGGGCGCCGGAGTTTTATTACAAACCTCCCGAGGATATGCTGAAACGCTTTAAGGATTTGCCTGAATCCATTCAGTCCACCCTTCAAATCGCCGATCAATGCGATTTGAAAATCGATTTTGACCAGTTGCTTCTCCCGCGTTATGAAGTTCCAGTGGGAGACACGCCCGAGTCCTATCTCAAACGGTTGTGTCTGGAGGGTTTGAGCAAGCGGAAAGGGCATGTGTCGGACACCTACCGCCAACGCCTCGAAATGGAATTGGGTGTGATCAATAAAATGGGGTTTGCTCCCTACTTTTTAATTGTGTGGGACTTTATTCATTTCGCCCGGCAAAACGGCATTCCTGTGGGGCCGGGACGAGGCAGCGGCGCCGGAAGCCTGGTGGCCTATGGTTTGTCCATTACTTCGATTGATCCCATTGAAAACGGCCTTCTTTTTGAGAGATTTTTAAATCCCGATCGACGGACCATGCCGGACTTGGACATCGATTTTTCTGATGATGGCCGGGACCAAGTGATCCAGTATGTGCGCAAGAAGTACGGTGAAAATTGTGTGGCTCAAATTATTACGTTTGGATCGATGCTCGCGCGCGGAGTGGTTCGAGACGTGGGGCGTGTTCTCGACATGCCTTTGCCCGAGGTCGATAAAATCTCCGGTCTCATTCCGAAAGAATTGGGGATCACCATTGATGCGGCCATGCAAAGCGTTCCAGAACTCAGACAGCTTTATAAAACCAACCCCGAAGTAACGCGACTGCTGGATTTGGCTCGGAAATTGGAAGGCCTCAAGCGACACACCGGGGTTCACGCGGCGGGCACCGTGATTTCTCCGACGGATATCACGGCCTTCACACCCCTTTCTAAAAACAACAAGGATATTGTGACCACTCAATTTGACGGTGAAACCCTTGGGAAATTGGGGCTGTTAAAGGTCGATTTCTTGGGGTTGCGCACCCTGACGGTGATTCGCGATGCCGTGACCTTGATTCGCAAACGTCACAACCCCTCCTTTGACGTTGAAAATATACCGTTGGATGACAAGGCCACGTTTGGTCTTTTATGCCGGGCTGATGTGTCGGGCGTGTTTCAGTTGGAATCCTCAGGAATGCGCGATTTGCTCAGGAAATTAAAACCAGGAAATTTGGCGGACATCACGGCGCTTATCTCGCTTTACCGTCCCGGTCCCATGGGGTCGGGAATGTTGGATGAATTTGTGGCCCGGAAAAACGATCCCACGAAAATTAAGTTCGATCATCCGCTGATCAAACCCATTTTAGAAGAGACCTATGGAATCATGGTCTATCAAGAACAAGTGATGCGCATTTCCCAAGCTTTGGCGGGGTTTACACCGGGAGAGGCGGACGGGTTGCGCAAGGCCATGGGTAAAAAAATCAAGGAAGAATTGGAAAAACAACGAAGCAAGTTTGTGGACGGTTGCGCCAAAAATGAGATCAAAGAGAAACTGGCCAATGATATTTTCGACCTCATGGTGCACTTTGGTGGTTATGGGTTCAACAAAAGCCATGCGTCGGCCTATGGACTTATTTCCTATCAAACCGCGTATCTGAAAGCGAATTTCACGGTGGAATATATGGCCGCCTTGTGCACCAATGAAATTGGACGGTCCACGATGGCCTCCAAAGAAGAGGAGTCGAAATTGGTGGGATATTTAAACGATTGTAAAGATATGGGGATAGAGGTGCTTCCTCCCAATGTTCAAATCTCAGAGGCCACTTTCACGGTGGAGAGCTCTGTAGGGGCTCCCAAATCACAGATTCGGTTTGGTTTGGTGGCCATCAAAAACGCGGGGACAGGGGCGGTTGAGTCGATCGTTAAAGCGCGCAATGAAAATCCGTTTGAGTCTCTTCAGGATTTATGTTCGCGTATTGATTCGCGGTTGGCCAACAAGAGAGTGGTGGAGTCTCTCATCAAAGCGGGAGCGATGGACGGATTTTCACCGTTGCCACCTCGGTTGGCGCGTCCCCGTCTATTGGAACAGGTGGACGCTGCCTTGGCGGCCAGCGCCAAACTTAAAGAAGACACGGACTTCGCGCAAGGGTCACTTTTTGGAGCGTCAGAAATTAAATCTTTGACCAAAGTCGCCCCCCTTCAAACCAATTCAACCGCAGAATGGACGGAAGAAGTTTTATTGGCCGGTGAAAAGGAAGTTTTGGGGCTTTATTTGTCGGGGCATCCATTAACGCGGTATCGAAACGAAATGGCCAGCTACACCACCTCAACCATAGGACGACTGCCTGAATCCGGGACGGTCCGGGTGGCGGGGCATGTGCTTTCGGTTCGCCGAATGACCACAAAAAAAGGCAACTTGATGGCCCGTTTTGTTCTTGAAGACTTGGAGAGTGAAATTGAAGTGATGATTTTTCCAAAAGGACTCACCCCGGAAGTCAATGCGATATTAACTCCCGGAAATATGTTGGTGGTGAAAGGCCAAGTGGAGAACCGGGAAAAAGGCGACTCCGCGGGAGGCAAGCAATTGCTGGCGGAGGAGGTGCTCACGTTTCTCGCCGCGCGCGAGAGATTTGTGCGTTTGTTAAATATCACCATTAAAAATGGAACGGAAGATGAGAGTATCTTTAATGCGCTTAAAGAATTGTTTGGTCGGTATCCAGGATTATGCCGAGTGAATTTAATTTTGCCCTCAGAAGAGGGAGATGTTTTGATTGAAACCCACGCGGGCATTAAACCCAACAACCTGTTTATCGCGGATTTGGAAAAATTGTTGGGAGCGGATTGCTGGTCTTTCGGGAAAAAGGTAGGAAGCGCTCCAGGTCTTGATAAACGGATGGCAAGGCCATCAAAACTTGAATTATCCCCGGTGGGTTCATAG
- the ybgC gene encoding Acyl-CoA thioesterase YbgC — protein MHQFEFRISYADTDRMGVVYYANYLTLFERGRTELLREIGLRYRDLEEVEKVFLPVSEASCRYLHPAKYDDLIRVTTRIGELGGASIKFSYEIFDAETGRKIAEGFTRHPFVNSQWKPVRVPQKLREKLTPLTGR, from the coding sequence ATGCACCAATTTGAATTTCGAATTTCCTACGCCGACACCGATCGCATGGGTGTTGTGTATTACGCCAACTATCTCACGCTTTTCGAACGGGGGCGAACCGAACTTCTCAGAGAAATAGGTCTTCGTTACAGGGATTTGGAAGAAGTTGAAAAGGTTTTTTTGCCCGTTTCCGAAGCGTCTTGCCGCTATCTACATCCGGCCAAATATGATGATTTGATTCGCGTCACCACCCGCATTGGCGAATTGGGCGGGGCCTCCATTAAATTTTCCTATGAGATTTTTGACGCGGAGACCGGACGAAAAATTGCCGAGGGTTTCACCCGCCATCCGTTCGTCAACAGTCAATGGAAGCCCGTTCGTGTTCCTCAAAAACTCAGAGAAAAATTGACTCCCCTCACCGGACGATAA
- the pfp gene encoding Pyrophosphate--fructose 6-phosphate 1-phosphotransferase: MSKTIGILTGGGDCPGLNPAIRGAVMRGLDHGFNFVGLLEGWKGLVEGNSRPLKLEDVQDIAKLGGTILKTSRTNPFKREGAVQKCLDNFKKLKLDALIAMGGEDTLGVATRLHSEHKVNVVGVPKTMDNDLSSTDFTFGFDTATSIAVDAAERLKDTGASHSRIMVLEVMGRHAGWVALYTGIAAAADWILLPEEEPAIEKMVEHLKKVHARKGVALVVASEGTELPQYKNQKEEKDEFGHMLLKERGVGEDLAKLIEEKTKIETRSAVIGHIQRGGSPTLFDRILGLRVGAAASDLIAKGDFGKMTALRGTEVVAVPLKEATGILKVVTPEWLKLAEVFWK; this comes from the coding sequence ATGTCAAAGACAATTGGAATCCTCACAGGGGGCGGAGATTGCCCTGGCCTTAACCCCGCCATTCGCGGAGCGGTGATGCGGGGGCTTGACCATGGTTTTAACTTTGTCGGACTCCTTGAAGGTTGGAAAGGATTGGTGGAGGGAAATTCCCGTCCGCTGAAACTGGAAGACGTTCAAGATATCGCGAAGTTGGGCGGGACCATCCTTAAAACATCCCGAACCAATCCCTTCAAACGTGAAGGGGCGGTTCAGAAATGTTTGGACAACTTTAAAAAACTCAAGCTGGACGCGCTTATCGCCATGGGAGGCGAAGATACTTTGGGAGTGGCCACCCGTTTGCACAGTGAACACAAGGTCAATGTGGTGGGGGTCCCCAAAACGATGGACAATGATTTGTCCTCCACAGATTTTACGTTTGGCTTTGACACCGCCACTTCTATTGCGGTGGATGCCGCTGAGAGACTCAAAGACACCGGAGCCAGCCATTCCAGAATCATGGTCCTTGAAGTCATGGGGCGGCACGCGGGTTGGGTGGCGCTTTATACCGGCATCGCGGCGGCAGCCGATTGGATTTTGCTTCCAGAGGAAGAGCCTGCCATCGAGAAAATGGTGGAACATCTCAAAAAAGTCCATGCGAGAAAAGGCGTGGCCTTGGTGGTTGCCTCGGAGGGAACCGAGCTTCCTCAATATAAAAATCAAAAAGAAGAAAAAGATGAATTTGGGCATATGTTGCTTAAAGAACGTGGTGTGGGCGAAGATTTGGCCAAACTGATTGAAGAAAAAACAAAAATTGAAACCCGTTCCGCCGTTATTGGACACATTCAAAGAGGGGGATCCCCCACTTTGTTTGACCGCATCTTGGGACTTCGCGTGGGAGCCGCGGCCTCTGATCTCATCGCGAAAGGAGACTTCGGTAAGATGACCGCCCTTCGCGGCACCGAGGTGGTGGCTGTTCCTCTCAAAGAAGCCACGGGAATACTAAAAGTGGTCACCCCTGAATGGCTCAAATTGGCAGAGGTTTTTTGGAAGTAA
- the phoP_4 gene encoding Alkaline phosphatase synthesis transcriptional regulatory protein PhoP — protein sequence MADILLADDEEELLELVRFSLDAAGYNVTAVKNGKLALEESQKKRFDLIVLDVMMPIMDGYHAAAEINQDPNSPPILLLTSRDFDQDQAAIKGSGASAFLSKPFEVSELLETVRGLLNAK from the coding sequence GTGGCAGACATACTTCTGGCAGATGATGAAGAAGAGCTTTTGGAGTTGGTTCGATTCAGTTTGGACGCGGCTGGTTACAATGTGACAGCGGTCAAAAACGGCAAGTTGGCCTTGGAGGAGTCTCAAAAAAAACGTTTTGATTTGATCGTGCTTGATGTGATGATGCCGATCATGGATGGTTACCATGCGGCAGCCGAAATTAATCAGGACCCCAATTCTCCGCCGATTCTTTTATTAACTTCCAGGGATTTTGATCAAGATCAGGCGGCCATCAAAGGGTCGGGAGCTTCAGCATTTTTGTCAAAGCCATTTGAAGTTTCTGAGCTGTTGGAGACCGTCAGAGGATTGTTGAATGCGAAATAG
- the accA gene encoding Acetyl-coenzyme A carboxylase carboxyl transferase subunit alpha, translating to MGPLMEIEKPESTASLTAWQRVQIARHPKRPYFGDYVARIFDDFMELHGDRAFSDDAALMGGLALLDGVPVVVIGHKKGRSLQESLEQNFGMPHPEGYRKALRLMKLAEQFKLPVLAFVDTSGAYPGIGAEERGQAEAIARNLREMALLRVPIVVTVIGEGGSGGALAIAVGDTILMLENAWYSVISPEGCAAILFHDASKAELAAQSLKLTAEDLKKQNIIDEIVREPEGGAHNDPDKVAANLKESIVRSLKKLQGLSVEKLLENRFEKFRKIGAWHESKSASSRQNKKKKS from the coding sequence ATGGGACCCTTAATGGAAATCGAAAAACCTGAATCGACCGCTTCGTTAACAGCGTGGCAACGCGTGCAGATTGCGCGTCATCCCAAACGACCGTATTTTGGTGATTACGTGGCGCGTATCTTTGATGATTTTATGGAGTTGCACGGCGACCGCGCCTTTTCTGATGATGCCGCGCTTATGGGCGGTTTGGCCCTTTTAGACGGAGTTCCGGTTGTTGTGATTGGCCACAAGAAAGGGCGGTCTCTGCAAGAGTCGTTGGAACAAAATTTTGGGATGCCGCATCCAGAAGGATACCGCAAAGCTCTTCGGCTGATGAAATTGGCGGAACAATTCAAGTTGCCCGTTTTGGCTTTTGTGGACACGTCGGGGGCTTACCCCGGTATTGGCGCAGAAGAGCGCGGTCAAGCTGAAGCGATTGCTCGCAATTTGCGTGAAATGGCGCTTCTTCGCGTGCCCATTGTTGTGACGGTCATCGGTGAGGGTGGATCGGGGGGGGCGCTGGCGATTGCGGTGGGTGACACCATTTTAATGCTTGAAAATGCCTGGTATTCTGTTATTTCTCCTGAAGGTTGCGCGGCTATTTTATTTCACGACGCATCCAAAGCGGAATTGGCCGCGCAATCCCTGAAATTGACCGCTGAAGATTTAAAGAAGCAAAACATTATTGATGAAATTGTTCGCGAACCAGAAGGCGGGGCACATAACGACCCAGACAAGGTGGCGGCCAACTTAAAAGAATCCATTGTTCGATCCCTTAAGAAGCTGCAGGGGCTCAGCGTAGAAAAACTTCTCGAAAATCGTTTTGAAAAATTTCGTAAGATAGGCGCCTGGCACGAAAGCAAATCTGCTTCCTCCCGCCAAAATAAGAAGAAAAAATCCTAG
- the pth gene encoding Peptidyl-tRNA hydrolase, translating into MAALSLDCFMNESGGPLKKLMMADHMKPDEIVVVVDDFMIPFGTLRLRPGGSSGGHNGLKSIIESLGTDQFPRLRIGVGPVPPGEDPADYVLKKFSREEQIQLSKLFSHAKDGLDLMVSQGVEKAMNATNKSYL; encoded by the coding sequence ATGGCAGCGCTCTCACTGGATTGTTTTATGAACGAATCCGGGGGCCCTCTTAAAAAGCTGATGATGGCCGATCATATGAAACCCGATGAAATTGTGGTCGTGGTGGATGATTTCATGATTCCTTTTGGGACTTTGCGGCTTAGGCCTGGTGGATCATCCGGAGGACACAATGGGCTAAAGTCCATTATCGAATCGTTGGGAACAGATCAGTTCCCTCGTTTGCGGATCGGAGTGGGTCCGGTTCCACCAGGAGAAGATCCGGCAGATTATGTGCTCAAAAAATTTTCCCGTGAGGAGCAGATCCAATTGTCGAAATTGTTTTCACATGCCAAAGACGGTCTCGATCTCATGGTCAGCCAGGGTGTTGAAAAGGCCATGAACGCCACCAACAAATCCTATCTATGA